A window of Streptomyces sp. SAI-127 contains these coding sequences:
- a CDS encoding TetR/AcrR family transcriptional regulator: protein MPKPVVPEDRRRRRRPTRSGTVLSEGLIVETALRMLREHGSTGLTARRLGLALDADPSTLYRYFRGMDDLTLAIGDALIGQALEGWAPTGRWRHDLREVGLRIHAAYVAHPQAAVLTTSRVTGRTNELAADEAVLDVLRRAGFPLPDTVRIYHAFIDQTLAFAALDAASLALPSAALDADESMWRSTYARLPGDRYPRIAEAAPLLATRMVTSAYPTALDMLLDSAERELGSAP, encoded by the coding sequence ATGCCGAAGCCCGTGGTCCCCGAGGACAGGCGCCGTCGGCGCAGGCCCACCAGGAGCGGGACCGTGCTGTCCGAGGGGCTGATCGTGGAGACGGCTCTGCGGATGCTCCGCGAGCACGGCAGCACCGGCCTCACCGCCCGCCGCCTGGGCCTGGCCCTGGACGCCGACCCGAGCACGCTCTACCGCTACTTCCGCGGCATGGACGACCTGACGCTGGCCATCGGCGACGCCCTGATCGGGCAGGCGCTGGAGGGCTGGGCGCCGACGGGGCGGTGGCGGCACGATCTGCGCGAGGTGGGCCTGCGCATCCACGCCGCGTACGTCGCTCATCCCCAGGCCGCCGTGCTGACGACCAGCAGGGTCACCGGCCGGACCAACGAACTGGCCGCGGACGAGGCCGTCCTGGACGTCCTGCGCAGGGCGGGCTTCCCGCTGCCGGACACCGTGCGGATCTACCACGCCTTCATCGACCAGACGCTGGCCTTCGCGGCCCTGGACGCGGCGTCCCTGGCCCTGCCGAGTGCGGCGCTGGACGCCGACGAGTCCATGTGGCGCTCGACGTACGCCCGCTTGCCCGGCGACCGCTACCCCCGCATCGCGGAGGCGGCACCTCTGCTGGCCACCCGCATGGTCACCAGCGCCTATCCGACGGCCTTGGACATGCTCCTGGACAGCGCGGAGAGGGAGCTGGGCAGCGCCCCGTAA
- a CDS encoding LysR family transcriptional regulator ArgP, whose product MMTELPLDQVRTLLAVVDEGTFDAAAAALHVTPSAVSQRVKALEQRTGRVLLVRTKPVRPTESGEVVVRFARQLARLERDALAELGMPGEGEVTRISVAVNADSLATWFLEALTRVPERERLCFELRREDETRTAELLREGLVMAAVTSSPEAVAGCSVRALGRMRYLAAASPGFVSRYLAGSSREGLAEAPVVTFDRSDDIQDGFLRQLGRGGASRVRHAVPASEGFVEAVALGLGWGMVPEIQAGALLREGRLISLAPDRPVDVPLYWQQWKLDSPALAAVAEAVAAAASERLT is encoded by the coding sequence ATGATGACCGAACTTCCCCTGGATCAGGTGCGGACCCTGCTCGCGGTGGTCGACGAGGGCACGTTCGACGCCGCGGCCGCCGCTCTGCATGTGACCCCTTCGGCGGTGAGTCAGCGGGTCAAGGCGCTGGAGCAGCGCACGGGGCGGGTGCTGCTGGTGCGCACCAAGCCGGTGCGGCCGACCGAGTCGGGCGAGGTGGTGGTGCGGTTCGCCCGGCAGCTGGCCCGGCTGGAGCGGGACGCTCTCGCCGAGCTGGGCATGCCGGGTGAGGGGGAGGTGACCCGTATCTCGGTCGCGGTGAACGCGGACTCCCTGGCGACCTGGTTCCTCGAAGCGCTCACGCGGGTTCCCGAACGGGAGCGGCTGTGTTTCGAGCTCCGGCGCGAGGACGAGACGCGTACGGCGGAGCTGCTGCGGGAGGGGCTGGTGATGGCGGCGGTGACGTCCTCGCCCGAGGCCGTGGCGGGGTGTTCCGTGCGGGCGCTGGGGCGGATGCGGTATCTCGCCGCGGCGAGTCCCGGGTTCGTGTCGCGGTATCTCGCGGGGTCCTCGCGGGAGGGGCTCGCGGAGGCGCCGGTGGTGACGTTCGACCGGAGCGACGACATCCAGGACGGGTTCCTGAGGCAGCTGGGCCGCGGTGGGGCGAGCCGGGTGCGGCATGCGGTGCCGGCGTCGGAGGGATTCGTGGAGGCGGTCGCGCTGGGACTGGGGTGGGGGATGGTGCCGGAGATTCAGGCGGGGGCGTTGCTGCGCGAGGGGCGGCTGATCTCGCTGGCGCCGGATCGGCCGGTGGATGTGCCGTTGTACTGGCAGCAGTGGAAGTTGGACTCGCCCGCGCTGGCCGCGGTGGCGGAGGCGGTGGCGGCGGCCGCGTCGGAAAGGCTCACATGA
- a CDS encoding LysE/ArgO family amino acid transporter, which translates to MPASLSAAAAGFGTGLSLIVAIGAQNAFVLRQGIRRDAVLAVVGICALSDALLIALGVGGVGAVVVAWPGALTLVGWIGGGFLLCYGALAARRVFRPGESGLRAEGEGTGSRKRAVLTCLAMTWLNPHVYLDTVFLLGSVAADRGPLRWTFGLGAVFASLCWFVALGFGARLLSRFLAKPTAWRVLDGLVAATMVALGAALVAGA; encoded by the coding sequence ATGCCCGCTTCCTTGTCCGCCGCTGCCGCAGGCTTCGGCACCGGCCTCTCGCTCATCGTCGCCATCGGCGCCCAGAACGCCTTCGTCCTGCGTCAGGGGATCCGCCGCGACGCCGTCCTCGCCGTCGTCGGCATCTGCGCCCTGTCCGACGCCCTCCTCATCGCTCTCGGCGTCGGCGGTGTCGGCGCCGTGGTGGTCGCCTGGCCGGGCGCCCTGACCCTGGTCGGCTGGATCGGCGGCGGATTCCTGCTCTGCTACGGCGCCCTCGCCGCCCGCCGGGTCTTCAGGCCGGGGGAGTCGGGCCTGCGGGCGGAGGGCGAGGGGACGGGCTCCCGGAAGCGCGCGGTGCTGACCTGTCTGGCGATGACCTGGCTCAACCCGCACGTCTACCTCGACACCGTGTTCCTGCTCGGATCCGTGGCCGCCGACCGCGGCCCGCTGCGCTGGACCTTCGGGCTCGGCGCCGTATTCGCCAGTCTGTGCTGGTTCGTGGCGCTCGGCTTCGGGGCCCGGCTGCTCAGCCGCTTCCTCGCCAAGCCGACCGCGTGGCGCGTGCTCGACGGACTGGTCGCCGCCACGATGGTCGCCCTCGGCGCCGCGCTGGTGGCCGGAGCGTGA
- a CDS encoding MFS transporter, whose protein sequence is MDTGESSTEPRTPAADEAPPTRRGWRRWAMDTRPLRIPAYRRLWSSTIVTAVGSQLTAVAVPKQIYDITGSSAWVGAASMAGLLPLIVFALWGGAVADSMDRRKLLLITNTGIAVTSVLFWLQAVSGLDSVAALMILLAVQQAFWGLNAPARNASIARLVPEAQLPAANALGSTVMQTGQVVGPLLAGVLIPVIGLPELYLIDALALCVTVWAVYRLPSLPPLAAAAARRAGVREIAEGFRYISAHKVLLLSFLADIIAMVFGMPRALFPQLASETYAPYGEGFALGLLFAAIPIGAVVGGLISGAFSRARRHGWMVIGAVVAWGVAITGFGLSGSLWLAVVFLAVAGVADMVSMVFRGAILLSAATDEMRGRMQGVFTVVVAGGPRLADVLHGTAGTAFGARPAVAGGGILVVVVMLTLAFAVPALRRYRV, encoded by the coding sequence GTGGACACCGGCGAGAGCAGCACCGAACCCAGGACACCGGCCGCGGACGAGGCGCCGCCGACCCGGCGCGGCTGGCGTCGCTGGGCGATGGACACCCGCCCGCTGCGCATACCGGCCTACCGCCGGCTGTGGAGCTCGACCATCGTCACGGCCGTCGGCAGCCAGCTCACCGCCGTCGCGGTGCCCAAGCAGATCTACGACATCACCGGCTCCTCGGCCTGGGTCGGCGCCGCGAGCATGGCGGGACTGCTGCCGCTGATCGTGTTCGCCCTGTGGGGCGGCGCGGTCGCCGACAGCATGGACCGCCGAAAGCTGCTGCTCATCACCAACACCGGTATCGCCGTCACGTCGGTCCTGTTCTGGCTCCAGGCCGTCAGCGGGCTCGACTCGGTGGCGGCCCTGATGATCCTGCTCGCGGTGCAGCAGGCGTTCTGGGGCCTGAACGCCCCCGCCCGCAACGCCTCCATCGCCCGCCTGGTCCCCGAGGCGCAGCTGCCCGCCGCCAACGCCCTGGGGTCCACCGTCATGCAGACCGGCCAGGTGGTCGGCCCGCTGCTCGCGGGTGTCCTGATCCCGGTGATCGGCCTGCCCGAGCTGTACCTCATCGACGCCCTGGCGCTGTGCGTCACGGTGTGGGCGGTGTACCGGCTGCCCTCCCTGCCGCCGCTCGCGGCCGCCGCGGCGCGTCGGGCCGGCGTCCGCGAGATCGCCGAGGGCTTCCGTTACATCTCCGCGCACAAGGTGCTGTTGCTGTCCTTCCTCGCCGACATCATCGCCATGGTCTTCGGCATGCCCCGGGCCCTGTTCCCGCAGCTCGCCTCCGAGACCTACGCCCCGTACGGCGAGGGGTTCGCGCTGGGCCTGCTGTTCGCGGCCATCCCGATCGGCGCGGTGGTCGGCGGACTGATATCCGGCGCCTTCTCGCGGGCCCGTCGGCACGGCTGGATGGTCATCGGCGCGGTCGTCGCCTGGGGCGTGGCCATCACGGGCTTCGGGCTGAGCGGCAGTCTGTGGCTCGCCGTGGTGTTCCTGGCCGTGGCCGGGGTCGCCGACATGGTCTCGATGGTCTTCCGCGGGGCGATCCTGCTCTCCGCCGCGACGGACGAGATGCGCGGCCGGATGCAGGGCGTCTTCACCGTCGTCGTCGCGGGCGGCCCACGGCTCGCCGACGTCCTGCACGGCACCGCCGGCACGGCCTTCGGAGCCCGGCCCGCGGTCGCCGGCGGCGGCATCCTGGTCGTCGTTGTCATGCTGACCCTGGCCTTCGCCGTGCCGGCGCTGCGCCGCTACCGCGTCTGA
- a CDS encoding cyclic nucleotide-binding domain-containing protein → MTKAIKLLTALPQPQRQSLMTLAKEVSFPEDFHIFEAGGTADRFWVIRSGAVSLTQQVTAHHRVTVGGLGSGDLLGWSWLFPPYQWDFGAEAFSPVRAHEFNAAAVLRLCEEDQQLGMILVRSVAEILAHRLETTRGKLMEQYGTHRRGVL, encoded by the coding sequence ATGACCAAAGCGATAAAACTGCTGACCGCGCTGCCGCAGCCGCAGCGTCAGAGCCTGATGACGCTCGCCAAGGAGGTCTCCTTCCCCGAGGACTTCCACATCTTCGAGGCGGGTGGTACGGCCGACCGCTTCTGGGTCATCCGCTCCGGAGCCGTCTCGCTGACCCAGCAGGTGACCGCCCATCACCGGGTCACGGTCGGCGGACTCGGCTCGGGCGACCTGCTCGGCTGGTCCTGGCTGTTCCCGCCGTACCAGTGGGACTTCGGCGCGGAGGCGTTCAGCCCCGTGCGGGCCCACGAGTTCAACGCGGCGGCGGTGCTCCGGCTGTGCGAGGAGGACCAGCAGCTCGGCATGATCCTGGTCCGCAGCGTCGCCGAGATCCTCGCCCACCGGCTGGAGACGACCCGGGGCAAGCTCATGGAGCAGTACGGCACGCATCGCCGCGGTGTTCTCTAG
- a CDS encoding aminotransferase class I/II-fold pyridoxal phosphate-dependent enzyme, with amino-acid sequence MTVDHTQAPVLDALADYHRRGQLSFTPPGHKQARGADPAVRETLGDAVFLGDVLASGGLDDRLTRGRVLERAEELMADAVHADHTFFTTCGSSLSVKAAMLAVAGPHEKLLIGRDAHKSVVSGLILSGIEPVWIEPRWDAERHLAHPPSAAQYERAFEAHPDAKGALVTSPTPYGSCAALGDIAEVCHRRSVPLIVDEAWGAHLPFHPDLPSWAMDAGADICVTSIHKMGSGLEQGSVFHLRGDLVPPDLLKMRADLLGTTSPSVLLYAGLDGWRRQMALRGKELMGGALDLAARVHSAIEEIDGMHVDDRDDFCGPGLADDLDPLPGVIDLDGLGITGFQAADWLREHRHIDAHLTDHRRIGMQITHGDDEETTGELLAALRDLARAAPELGPAPRVEVPPPSELRMEQVRLPRDAFFGPAEKVPVAEAAGRIAAEMITPYPPGIPAVLPGELLTQPVLEYLRTGLAAGMNLPDPADAALETIRVVNASAE; translated from the coding sequence ATGACTGTCGACCACACCCAAGCACCCGTTCTGGACGCTCTGGCCGACTACCACCGCCGGGGACAGCTGTCCTTCACGCCGCCGGGACACAAACAGGCCCGTGGGGCCGACCCGGCGGTCCGGGAGACGCTGGGCGACGCGGTCTTCCTCGGGGACGTGCTGGCGTCGGGCGGTCTGGACGACCGGCTGACCCGGGGACGGGTGCTGGAGCGGGCCGAGGAGCTGATGGCCGACGCCGTGCACGCCGATCACACGTTCTTCACCACGTGCGGGAGTTCCCTCTCGGTGAAGGCGGCGATGCTGGCCGTGGCGGGTCCGCACGAGAAGCTGCTGATCGGGCGGGACGCCCACAAGTCGGTGGTGTCCGGGCTGATCCTGTCGGGGATCGAGCCGGTCTGGATCGAGCCGCGGTGGGACGCCGAACGCCACCTGGCGCACCCGCCGTCCGCCGCCCAGTACGAGCGGGCCTTCGAGGCCCATCCCGACGCGAAGGGCGCCTTGGTCACCAGCCCGACGCCCTACGGCAGTTGCGCGGCTCTCGGGGACATCGCCGAGGTCTGCCACCGCCGTTCGGTCCCGCTGATCGTGGACGAGGCGTGGGGCGCGCACCTGCCCTTCCATCCCGATCTGCCGTCCTGGGCCATGGACGCGGGCGCCGACATCTGTGTGACCAGCATCCACAAGATGGGCAGTGGTCTGGAGCAGGGGTCGGTCTTCCATCTGCGGGGTGATCTCGTCCCGCCGGATCTGCTGAAGATGCGCGCCGACCTGCTGGGCACCACGAGTCCCTCGGTGCTGCTGTACGCCGGTCTGGACGGCTGGCGCCGGCAGATGGCGCTGCGGGGCAAGGAGTTGATGGGCGGGGCGCTGGATCTCGCGGCGCGGGTCCATTCCGCGATCGAGGAGATCGACGGGATGCACGTCGACGACCGCGACGACTTCTGCGGGCCGGGCCTGGCCGACGACCTCGATCCGCTGCCCGGTGTCATCGACCTCGACGGGCTCGGGATCACGGGGTTCCAGGCCGCGGACTGGCTGCGCGAGCACCGGCACATCGACGCCCATCTCACGGATCATCGGCGGATCGGGATGCAGATCACCCACGGCGACGACGAGGAGACGACCGGCGAGCTGCTCGCGGCGCTCAGGGATCTCGCCCGGGCGGCGCCGGAGTTGGGTCCGGCCCCGCGGGTGGAGGTACCGCCGCCGTCCGAGCTGCGGATGGAGCAGGTCAGGCTTCCCAGGGACGCGTTCTTCGGTCCGGCCGAGAAGGTGCCGGTCGCCGAGGCCGCCGGTCGGATCGCGGCCGAGATGATCACGCCGTACCCGCCGGGGATCCCGGCCGTGCTGCCCGGTGAACTGCTGACCCAGCCCGTACTGGAATACCTGCGGACCGGGTTGGCCGCGGGCATGAACCTGCCCGATCCCGCCGACGCGGCGTTGGAGACGATCAGGGTGGTAAACGCGTCCGCCGAGTGA
- a CDS encoding ATP-binding protein, whose protein sequence is MCEEHRAEATPELAVAHARPRPCRPAEARRAVEWAVSERCRTTHTSCDAQALSDALLVASELTTNAILHGGGITDFHVDVGGRGVCLSVSDRSTALPVAKEPVDPQGRWRPGGHGWPIVCRLARDVRVTDLPSGGKCITAVVPLS, encoded by the coding sequence ATGTGCGAGGAGCACAGGGCCGAAGCCACCCCCGAACTCGCCGTCGCGCACGCACGGCCACGGCCGTGCCGGCCGGCCGAGGCACGCCGGGCGGTCGAGTGGGCCGTGTCCGAGCGCTGCCGCACCACGCACACCTCGTGTGATGCGCAGGCCCTCTCGGACGCGCTGCTCGTCGCCTCCGAACTCACCACCAACGCGATCCTGCACGGCGGCGGCATCACCGACTTCCACGTCGACGTCGGGGGCCGGGGCGTGTGCCTGTCGGTGAGCGACCGCAGCACCGCGCTGCCGGTCGCCAAGGAGCCCGTCGACCCGCAGGGCAGGTGGCGTCCCGGCGGCCACGGCTGGCCGATCGTCTGCCGGCTGGCCCGCGACGTCCGCGTGACCGACCTGCCCTCGGGCGGGAAGTGCATCACCGCCGTGGTGCCCCTGAGCTGA
- a CDS encoding SigB/SigF/SigG family RNA polymerase sigma factor has product MLTDTSTSRTTTTQVRPTAGRRRHDDAPDTMALFARLAGLEEGPERDALRDELVTAWLPMAHRIAGRFRDRGESLEDLRQVAALGLVKAIDRFEPERGAFESYAVPTITGEVKRHFRDRMWALRVPRRVQELRNKVRVARRELTQNPGSPEPTPADLAAHTGLTEDEVTTGLEALESFSTLSLDAELSAGDDGYSLADTLGAPDTSYDVVVDRESAKEGLRRLPERERAILYMRFFEDMTQSRIADQLGISQMHVSRLISRSCARVRDEALADRARRQAADGPGEA; this is encoded by the coding sequence ATGCTCACCGACACGTCGACCAGCCGTACCACCACCACCCAGGTCCGCCCCACCGCCGGCAGGCGGCGGCACGACGACGCCCCCGACACCATGGCCCTCTTCGCCCGGCTGGCCGGGCTGGAGGAAGGCCCCGAGCGCGACGCCCTGCGCGACGAACTCGTCACCGCCTGGCTGCCCATGGCCCACCGCATCGCCGGCCGGTTCCGTGACCGCGGCGAATCGCTGGAGGACCTGCGCCAGGTCGCGGCACTCGGGCTCGTGAAGGCCATCGACCGGTTCGAACCGGAACGCGGAGCCTTCGAGAGCTACGCCGTGCCCACCATCACCGGCGAGGTCAAGCGCCACTTCCGGGACCGCATGTGGGCCCTCAGGGTGCCCCGCCGCGTACAGGAACTGCGCAACAAGGTGCGGGTGGCCCGGCGCGAGCTCACCCAGAACCCCGGTTCCCCCGAGCCGACGCCCGCCGATCTCGCCGCCCACACCGGCCTGACCGAGGACGAGGTCACCACCGGCCTTGAGGCCCTCGAAAGCTTCAGCACCCTGTCCCTGGACGCCGAGCTCTCGGCCGGCGACGACGGCTACAGCCTCGCCGACACCCTGGGCGCCCCCGACACGTCGTACGACGTCGTGGTCGACCGCGAATCCGCCAAGGAGGGCCTGCGTCGGCTGCCCGAGCGCGAGCGCGCCATTCTCTACATGCGTTTCTTCGAGGACATGACACAGAGCCGCATCGCCGACCAGCTCGGCATCTCGCAGATGCACGTCTCCCGGCTCATCAGCCGCAGCTGCGCGCGCGTGCGCGACGAGGCGCTGGCGGACCGGGCCCGCAGGCAGGCCGCCGACGGGCCGGGCGAGGCGTGA
- a CDS encoding DUF5133 domain-containing protein, translating into MLIPDPAFLRRLVDAYEALRAEEAAKVAEPSPRARDLAYTLCVSTGTRDVRLALETAHRLLAAMPERTRLAD; encoded by the coding sequence ATGCTGATACCCGACCCCGCGTTCCTGCGCCGTCTCGTCGACGCGTACGAGGCACTGCGGGCCGAGGAGGCCGCGAAGGTGGCCGAGCCGAGCCCGCGGGCCCGGGATCTCGCCTACACACTCTGTGTTTCCACCGGCACGCGGGACGTGCGGCTGGCCCTGGAGACGGCTCACCGCCTCCTCGCGGCCATGCCCGAACGCACGCGACTGGCCGACTGA
- a CDS encoding DUF1206 domain-containing protein, whose amino-acid sequence MTTSSTAQTGRIEARRAARGSVMEGAARAGFTARGVIYLLVGVLALQIAFGDGGRQADRGGALAALADKPFGSVVLWALGVGLVGMALWRLSEVVFGSVGPDGRKATKRLLSGVRCVFYAFVAYSVLSFAAGSGSGGSSDKQSQDITARALEWPAGQWLVGAAGAGVAVAGVWIAAQALRRSFHDKLKLAQMGPRVRKLVDVTGVGGGAARGVVFTAAGAFAVRAAVDYEPKKAKGLDDTLRSFAETPLGPWLLVLVAAGLVLFGVFSFAMARWRRV is encoded by the coding sequence ATGACCACGAGCTCCACGGCACAGACAGGCCGGATCGAGGCCAGGCGCGCGGCACGCGGTTCCGTCATGGAGGGCGCCGCCCGCGCGGGTTTCACCGCCCGCGGAGTGATCTATCTACTGGTCGGCGTGCTGGCCCTCCAGATCGCCTTCGGCGACGGCGGGCGCCAGGCCGACCGGGGCGGCGCCCTCGCCGCCCTCGCCGACAAACCGTTCGGTTCCGTCGTCCTGTGGGCGCTGGGCGTCGGGCTCGTCGGCATGGCCCTGTGGCGGCTGTCCGAGGTGGTGTTCGGCTCGGTCGGTCCCGACGGCCGTAAAGCCACCAAACGGCTGCTGTCGGGGGTTCGCTGCGTCTTCTACGCGTTCGTCGCCTATTCCGTGCTGTCCTTCGCCGCCGGCTCCGGCAGCGGAGGATCGAGCGACAAACAGTCCCAGGACATCACCGCCCGGGCCCTGGAGTGGCCCGCGGGCCAGTGGCTCGTCGGCGCCGCGGGCGCCGGCGTCGCGGTGGCCGGTGTGTGGATCGCCGCACAGGCACTGCGCAGGTCCTTCCACGACAAGCTCAAGCTCGCCCAGATGGGCCCGCGGGTCAGGAAACTGGTCGATGTGACGGGTGTCGGCGGCGGAGCGGCGCGTGGAGTGGTGTTCACCGCGGCGGGCGCGTTCGCCGTCCGCGCCGCGGTCGACTACGAGCCCAAGAAGGCGAAGGGCCTCGACGACACGCTCCGCTCGTTCGCCGAGACACCCCTCGGACCGTGGCTGCTCGTCCTGGTCGCGGCAGGGCTGGTGCTCTTCGGGGTGTTCTCGTTCGCAATGGCTCGCTGGCGACGGGTCTGA
- a CDS encoding FUSC family protein, with protein MNTARLRDRVAASDPGLLRLAAGLRTVAAIALTLAVLGLLGADVTHLVAGAIAAMVATFAIREKQRAPQAVTLALGLPVALASLSLGALLSSRVVAGDLFFVALIFCAVYGRRFGDRGTALGLIGFQVYFVSLFVGATVSGLPELYGVLGVAFLCSAAARFLLVPETPAGLLERLREAFRARLAQLVSAQLQLLDAGPEEIDEALKDVREGTAKLHETALMIQGRLEEGTSDEAAARLVQRRIADAEIAAERLGLLLLSARSAERADTLTLHLPGAPAPRAGRPMAGRDEAMARVRRDLEALRLLVLRPAAARSGTALSQVRNRLLGYREEENLPPAPPSVQDVFRGVGEAARAVLGLRIALDGPQDESDDSPATARSREELDAEDAVIDAGDEDAGTQEELTGLRRPTTRAAVQVAVGSSLAIVGGEFLSSQRWYWAVLTCWIVFMNTASTGEILVKGYRRLVGTVLGVLAGIVLAGAVGQHTWTAFALVLVLVFAMFYTAPLSYTLMSFFVTAALGLLYTLLHTYSLSVLVLRVEETALGAACGVIAAAFVLPVRTDRRTNDLLVTVLERLEEVTEAAVDQLSGGSPVELLDQARDLDQALADLRAATQPLTHPITPLRARRDTARYVVALLETCAYHARSLAATAELLPTHPSIAADPRLRLAGRRIGDNIAAIAARVADERSTDRVETGPSIASLLDTEVPGIPRFGRVTDRVLRHVQRLDETVVGLARPLHVPVAGPKR; from the coding sequence GTGAACACAGCGAGGCTGCGCGACCGGGTCGCCGCGTCGGACCCGGGGCTGCTCCGGCTGGCCGCCGGGCTGCGCACGGTGGCCGCGATCGCGCTCACGCTGGCCGTACTCGGTCTGCTGGGGGCAGACGTCACGCATCTGGTGGCGGGCGCCATCGCGGCGATGGTCGCGACGTTCGCCATCCGGGAGAAGCAGCGCGCCCCGCAGGCCGTGACGCTCGCCCTGGGCCTCCCGGTGGCGCTGGCCTCGCTGTCCCTGGGCGCGCTCCTCAGCTCCCGCGTGGTGGCCGGTGACCTCTTCTTCGTCGCGCTGATCTTCTGTGCCGTCTACGGCCGCCGCTTCGGCGACCGGGGCACCGCGCTCGGACTGATCGGCTTCCAGGTCTACTTCGTGTCCCTGTTCGTCGGCGCGACCGTCTCCGGTCTGCCCGAGCTGTACGGCGTCCTCGGCGTCGCCTTCCTGTGCAGCGCGGCGGCACGCTTCCTGCTGGTGCCGGAGACTCCCGCGGGCCTCCTCGAACGCCTGCGGGAGGCTTTCCGGGCCCGGCTGGCCCAGCTGGTGTCCGCGCAGCTCCAGCTGCTGGACGCCGGGCCCGAGGAGATCGACGAGGCGCTGAAGGACGTACGCGAGGGAACCGCGAAGCTGCACGAGACCGCGCTGATGATCCAGGGGCGGCTGGAGGAGGGAACCTCCGACGAGGCCGCGGCGCGGCTCGTGCAGCGGCGCATCGCGGACGCCGAGATCGCCGCCGAGCGGCTGGGACTGTTGCTGCTGAGCGCGCGCAGCGCCGAGCGGGCGGACACGCTGACCCTTCATCTGCCGGGCGCGCCGGCCCCGCGAGCGGGCCGCCCGATGGCCGGCCGGGACGAGGCGATGGCCCGGGTGCGCCGCGATCTGGAGGCGCTGCGGCTGCTGGTGCTGCGTCCCGCCGCCGCGAGGTCGGGCACGGCGCTGTCCCAGGTCCGCAACCGGCTCCTCGGCTACCGCGAGGAGGAGAACCTGCCGCCCGCGCCGCCCTCCGTCCAGGACGTCTTCCGAGGTGTCGGTGAGGCCGCCCGCGCGGTGCTGGGGCTCAGGATCGCCCTGGACGGTCCGCAGGACGAGTCGGACGACTCCCCCGCGACGGCCCGTTCGCGCGAGGAGTTGGACGCCGAGGACGCGGTCATCGACGCCGGTGACGAGGACGCCGGAACGCAGGAGGAGCTCACGGGGCTCAGGCGGCCCACGACGCGGGCCGCGGTACAGGTCGCCGTGGGGTCCTCGCTCGCCATCGTCGGGGGCGAGTTCCTCTCCAGCCAGCGCTGGTACTGGGCGGTGCTGACCTGCTGGATCGTCTTCATGAACACCGCGTCCACGGGCGAGATCCTGGTCAAGGGGTACCGCCGGCTGGTGGGGACCGTCCTCGGCGTGCTGGCCGGGATCGTGCTGGCGGGGGCGGTCGGGCAGCACACCTGGACGGCGTTCGCCCTGGTGCTGGTGCTGGTGTTCGCGATGTTCTACACCGCGCCGCTCTCCTACACGCTGATGTCCTTCTTCGTCACCGCGGCCCTGGGGCTGCTTTACACCCTGCTGCACACCTACAGCCTCTCGGTGCTGGTGCTGCGGGTGGAGGAGACCGCGCTCGGAGCGGCCTGCGGAGTGATCGCGGCGGCATTCGTCCTGCCGGTGCGCACGGACCGCCGTACGAACGACCTGCTCGTCACCGTCCTGGAGCGGCTCGAGGAGGTCACCGAGGCCGCCGTGGACCAGCTCAGCGGCGGCTCCCCCGTCGAACTGCTCGACCAGGCGCGGGACCTGGACCAGGCGCTGGCCGATCTGCGGGCGGCGACCCAGCCGCTCACGCATCCGATCACGCCGCTGCGGGCCCGGCGCGACACGGCCCGCTATGTCGTGGCGCTCCTGGAGACGTGCGCGTACCACGCGCGCTCGCTGGCGGCGACGGCCGAGCTGCTGCCCACGCACCCCTCGATAGCGGCGGATCCCCGGCTGCGCCTGGCAGGCAGGCGGATCGGGGACAACATCGCGGCGATCGCCGCGCGTGTCGCCGACGAGCGCTCCACCGACCGGGTCGAGACCGGGCCGAGCATCGCGTCCCTGCTGGACACCGAGGTCCCCGGCATCCCGCGCTTCGGCCGTGTCACCGACCGTGTGCTGCGGCACGTACAGCGTCTGGACGAGACCGTGGTGGGTCTGGCCCGGCCGCTGCACGTGCCGGTCGCGGGGCCGAAGCGATAG